A region of Diceros bicornis minor isolate mBicDic1 chromosome 31, mDicBic1.mat.cur, whole genome shotgun sequence DNA encodes the following proteins:
- the LOC131395578 gene encoding olfactory receptor 5B2-like gives MENNTAVTEFILPGLTNAPELQVPLFTIFTFIYVINVVGNLGMILLILLDSCLHTPMYFFISNLSLVDFGYSTAVTPKVMAGFLTGDKVISYNTCAAQMFFFAVFATVESYLLASMAYDRYAAVCNPLHYTTTMTTSVCACLAVGSYVCGFLNASIQTGNIFRLYFCRSNAVQHFFCDIPAVMALSCSDRHISDLILVVVASFNIFFALHIILISYLFVFVRILKMPSVEGYRKALSTCASHLTAISIFYGTVIFMYSQPSSSHSMDTDKIASVFYTMVIPMLNPVVYSLRNKDVKSAFRKVVEKAKLSLGLTS, from the coding sequence ATGGAGAACAATACAGCAGTAACTGAGTTCATCCTCCCAGGACTAACCAATGCCCCAGAACTACAGGTCCCTCTCTTTaccattttcactttcatttatgtCATCAATGTAGTTGGAAACCTGGGAATGATCCTGTTGATTCTCTTGGACTCTTGTCTCCACACTCCCATGTACTTTTTCATTAGTAATCTGTCTCTCGTGGACTTTGGTTACTCCACAGCAGTCACTCCCAAGGTGATGGCTGGGTTCCTTACAGGAGACAAAGTTATTTCATACAACACATGTGCTGCTCAGATGTTCTTTTTTGCAGTCTTTGCCACTGTAGAAAGTTACCTCTTGGCCTCAATGGCATATGATCGCTATGCAGCAGTGTGTAATCCCCTACATTACACCACCACCATGACAACAAGTGTGTGTGCTTGTCTGGCTGTAGGATCCTATGTCTGTGGTTTCCTGAATGCCTCCATCCAGACTGGGAACATTTTCAGGCTCTACTTCTGTAGGTCCAATGCGGTCCAACACTTTTTCTGTGATATTCCAGCAGTCATGGCTCTGTCTTGCTCTGACAGACATATTAGTGATCTGATCCTTGTTGTTGTGGCAAGCTTCAATATCTTTTTTGCTCTCCACATAATCTTGATTTCCTACCTGTTTGTATTTGTCAGGATTCTAAAGATGCCCTCAGTTGAGGGATACCGGAAGGCTTTATCCACTTGTGCTTCTCACCTCACTGCAATCTCCATCTTCTATGGGACAGTCATCTTCATGTactcccagcccagctccagtCATTCCATGGACACAGACAAAATCGCATCTGTGTTCTACACAATGGTCATCCCCATGCTGAACCCTGTGGTCTATAGTCTGAGGAACAAAGACGTCAAGAGTGCTTTCAGGAAGGTTGTTGAAAAGGCAAAATTGTCTCTAGGCCTCACCTCTTAA
- the LOC131395330 gene encoding olfactory receptor 5B12-like, translating to MVEVEHLIKGPHELERKVWEAAYKSKRPCLHFSSRDSDQRALSCVCHLLIGAAHHDSQVILTENISEVTEFILVGLTDALEMQVPLFTVFILIYFITVVGKLGMIMLILLDSRLHTPVYFFLSNLSLVDCVYASAVTPKVMVGFLTGDKIISYNACASQMFFFAVFATSESFLLASMAFDRHAAVCKPLHYTTIMTSTVCALLVTGSYICGLLQSSIHVAFTLHLPFCHSNVVNHFFCDIPPMLALSCSDSHTNEIVLLTLAAFSIFLTLLVILNSYLLIFIAILRMHSVEGQKKAFSNCASHLTTVSVFYGTIIFMCLQPTSSHSMDTDKMASVFYTMVLPMLNPLVYNLRNKEVKSAFKKVFGKAKSSLSLAF from the exons ATGGTTGAAGTGGAGCACCTGATTAAGGGCCCTCATGAATTAGAAAGAAAAGTGTGG GAAGCTGCATATAAGAGTAAGAGACCCTGTTTACACTTCAGTTCCCGTGATAGTGATCAAAGAGCATTATCTTGTGTTTGTCATCTTCTCATAGGTGCCGCTCACCATGATTCCCAAGTGATTTTGACGGAGAACATTTCAGAGGTGACTGAATTCATTCTTGTGGGGTTGACAGATGCCCTAGAGATGCAGGTCCCTTTATTTACTGTCTTCATTCTCATTTACTTCATCACTGTGGTTGGGAAGCTAGGGATGATCATGTTGATTCTGTTGGACTCTCGACTCCACACTCCCGTGTACTTTTTCCTCAGTAACCTCTCCTTGGTGGACTGTGTTTATGCCTCAGCTGTCACTCCTAAGGTAATGGTGGGGTTTCTCACAGGAGATAAGATCATTTCCTACAATGCATGTGCTTCCCAGATGTTCTTCTTTGCAGTCTTTGCCACTAGTGAAAGTTTCCTCCTGGCCTCCATGGCCTTTGACCGCCATGCGGCAGTGTGTAAACCCCTGCATTACACCACCATCATGACAAGTACTGTGTGTGCCTTACTGGTCACTGGCTCTTACATCTGTGGACTTCTGCAGTCTTCCATCCATGTTGCCTTTACTTTGCACCTCCCCTTCTGTCATTCCAATGTTGTTAATCACTTTTTCTGTGACATTCCTCCAATGCTGGCTCTCTCTTGCTCTGATAGCCACACAAATGAAATTGTACTCCTTACATTGGCAGCATTCAGtatttttctcactctcttgGTTATCTTGAACTCTTATCTGCTCATTTTTATAGCTATCCTGAGGATGCACTCAGTTGAGGGACAGAAGAAGGCCTTCTCCAACTGTGCTTCCCATCTAACCACTGTTTCCGTCTTCTATGGGACAATCATCTTCATGTGCTTACAGCCAACTTCTAGTCATTCCATGGACACAGACAAAATGGCGTCTGTGTTCTACACTATGGTCCTCCCCATGCTGAACCCTCTGGTCTACAACCTGAGGAACAAAGAAGTTAAGAGTGCATTCAAAAAGGTATTTGGAAAAGCTAAGTCTTCATTGAGCTTAGCCTTCTAA